Within the Dehalococcoidia bacterium genome, the region TTCGGGGGAAGACCTTGCTTCATATCCTTACACATGACAAGAATAATATTCGCCTCTTCCACAAGGTTCCTGTTAATCTTTTTTGGGTGATGATCGGCTAAAATGTCTTGCCCAAACATTTTGGTGATAGCTTTTCTGCCATTTGGGTTAGCCATCGAACCTGAGGGCGAGTCGCATGCCGCCGAGTCTACTTTAAAATTACCGGACAGCCCCTCCTCTTTGAGTTTCTCCTCGAGAATTACTTTGGCCATCGGCGACCGGCACGTATTCCCACTACAAACAAATAAAACACGAACCATCAGAATTTAACCCCGTTTCCCCAACATTTTACTCCTATATTTCCCTTCTTCTTTTTTTAACTTCTGTTCTCCCAATTCATCAAGCAAAGGTTGTCACCTTGCTAGCAGCAGGCATAATTCAAAACTGCGTTTCAAGTGCAACCAAGCTTCGCGCTTGATAAAATGCAGCTTCTCCTTACTCGTAGGTAATCCTAACCCCGTTTCTAACCTGTCTGTTGAGTTTCTCACCATAGTTACCTTTTTTGCGATTTCTGTGCTACGATCCATTTCTACCTCCTTGATCTTTTTGATTTATCTGAGACTTAATTAAATTTGATAATACGCCGTTGAATCCAAGGCTGGACATCATGTTTGCAGTCAATGCCTTTTTAGCACCAGCCCTTACACTTTGACTAATCGGATACAAGCAATAAAACGTGACATTGTGCCCAAAATATTCCTAAAAGTTGTATCGCTATCACGGTTAGTCGGCCTATTCGATGGATGGTAACACCTTGGAAATGAGTTAGGAATTTCTCACCAGAAATTACTTATTCCTTGCACCAAACGAGCCCATTTTGGCCTGATTCATCACTTTTGTTTCGCTATATATACCGAGGGTATTCAACTCATTTATGGTATTTTCAACTTGTTGCCTAATGCCGGAGGGAACCGGCTTGAAAAACCATTTCTGATTTTTTTGTTTTAATAATCTCAGACGATTCGCTTTATCGATTTGAGTTAAGCAGTCAAGCCACCGCTCGACCTGCTCAGCTCTTAACACGCTAATGGTATTTCGTTCAGAAGCAAGCAGCGTTTCTATTTGCTTAACCTCCTTCTCTTCGCGGACAACCAGGTACACTTTGCAAGAAGGGAAATATCTCTTACAGGCTTCGAGATTGTGGATGGCATTTTTCGATTCGCCGTGGTTTTGTATCTCGAAGGCGTGGCTTGGGAACCGACTTGTGCTTGAATCGTACCAAACTATATCGACCCGTACAGGATCGCACAGCACATACTCTGGCTTATAAACTTTCCCCAAAAGAAAGGCTAAGTGGCCCATCTTATTCTTGATGTTGTCATGTATCTCAAGGGATTGAAGTTTTTTCCTTCTGATTTGGCCTTCCTTGGATTTCTCCTTTTTTTGCTCTAACTTTCGAGCATAACGACGTTCCAGCCCCGCGCGTAAACCCTCATAACGTAAAACCCCGACGCGCGATAGAACGACTTCGTTATTTCCCTTAAGGATGACAAGCCCTAATTTGTCCAACTCCAAAATGGCGCTCTCCAATGTATCTTTGTTCAAGCTGAAACAAGAGCCCATATCCGCGTTTATCACGTCCAATGAGCACTGGCCCCGCCCACCTACGAAATTGATGATATGTTGCAAAAGCCTGTCGTGCTTCATACGAACAACTACCTGGGTTTGAGTATAAAATGATGTTCAACGCGAGTCAACTACTAGTTGTATATTTGCTCACCTTATCAACAAATTGCTAGGCTTCGGCAAAGGTTTCATATGGATATCGGCGATAGAATAAATGCGAAACGTCTTGAACTGGGGTTAACCCAAAAAGATTTAGCGCAAGCACTCGGTCTTACACCACAGCACATATCCGCAATAGAGAAAAATCATCGGTTGCTTTCTTTAGACATGCTTTGGAAAATAGCGGAGCAG harbors:
- a CDS encoding low molecular weight protein arginine phosphatase — encoded protein: MVRVLFVCSGNTCRSPMAKVILEEKLKEEGLSGNFKVDSAACDSPSGSMANPNGRKAITKMFGQDILADHHPKKINRNLVEEANIILVMCKDMKQGLPPNKTWTLKEYAGQSGDISDPFGTDLKTYLRCANELSATIETIIPKLKSISVNDMKSH
- a CDS encoding XRE family transcriptional regulator encodes the protein MDIGDRINAKRLELGLTQKDLAQALGLTPQHISAIEKNHRLLSLDMLWKIAEQLGVTTDYLTTGKPGVIVDTIPAIKADKRLNLKSKRALISLIEQLYKSV